A genome region from Rhinopithecus roxellana isolate Shanxi Qingling chromosome 10, ASM756505v1, whole genome shotgun sequence includes the following:
- the MYL6 gene encoding myosin light polypeptide 6 isoform X1: MCDFTEDQTAEFKEAFQLFDRTGDGKILYSQCGDVMRALGQNPTNAEVLKVLGNPKSDEMNVKVLDFEHFLPMLQTVAKNKDQGTYEDYVEGLRVFDKEGNGTVMGAEIRHVLVTLGEKMTEEEVEMLVAGHEDSNGCINYEELVRMVLNG, from the exons AGTTCAAGGAGGCCTTCCAGCTGTTTGACCGAACAGGTGATGGCAAGATCCTGTACAGCCAGTGTGGGGACGTGATGAGGGCCCTGGGCCAGAACCCTACCAACGCCGAGGTGCTCAAGGTCCTGGGGAACCCCAAGAGTGATG AGATGAATGTGAAGGTGCTGGACTTTGAGCACTTTCTGCCCATGCTGCAGACAGTGGCCAAGAACAAGGACCAGGGCACCTATGAGGATTATGTCGAAGGACTTCGGGTGTTTGACAAGGAAGGAAATGGCACCGTCATGGGTGCTGAAATCCGGCATGTTCTTGTCACACTGG GTGAGAAGATGACAGAGGAAGAAGTAGAGATGCTGGTGGCAGGGCATGAGGACAGCAATGGTTGTATCAACTATGAAG AGCTCGTCCGCATGGTGCTGAATGGCTGA
- the MYL6 gene encoding myosin light polypeptide 6 isoform X2, with the protein MCDFTEDQTAEFKEAFQLFDRTGDGKILYSQCGDVMRALGQNPTNAEVLKVLGNPKSDEMNVKVLDFEHFLPMLQTVAKNKDQGTYEDYVEGLRVFDKEGNGTVMGAEIRHVLVTLGEKMTEEEVEMLVAGHEDSNGCINYEAFVRHILSG; encoded by the exons AGTTCAAGGAGGCCTTCCAGCTGTTTGACCGAACAGGTGATGGCAAGATCCTGTACAGCCAGTGTGGGGACGTGATGAGGGCCCTGGGCCAGAACCCTACCAACGCCGAGGTGCTCAAGGTCCTGGGGAACCCCAAGAGTGATG AGATGAATGTGAAGGTGCTGGACTTTGAGCACTTTCTGCCCATGCTGCAGACAGTGGCCAAGAACAAGGACCAGGGCACCTATGAGGATTATGTCGAAGGACTTCGGGTGTTTGACAAGGAAGGAAATGGCACCGTCATGGGTGCTGAAATCCGGCATGTTCTTGTCACACTGG GTGAGAAGATGACAGAGGAAGAAGTAGAGATGCTGGTGGCAGGGCATGAGGACAGCAATGGTTGTATCAACTATGAAG CGTTTGTGAGGCATATCCTGTCGGGGTGA